The Bacteroidia bacterium genomic sequence AAAGTAATGAGTAATTGCAATTTAATATCCTTCATGGGTTTTAAAAATTTGACAGCGCAAAGATAATTTTTAGTTTTGAGAAAAGCAAGTTCAAAAAAAAAACGAACGTGTTGAAAATGAGGGGATTAAATTTTTTGCGTGAGGCATGCGAAGGGCAAGCCGTCAGGCTTGGTGCGAAGCCTCTCGCACACGCCCTTAACCCCATAACCAGGGGGTGGGCGGGTGGGGCGCAGCACCGAAGCGTTAGCGTAGCCCGTAGCACGCCGACCTTGCCCACACCAGCGCAGCGCAGTGTGGGCAAGGGCACGCCCAAAAAAGTAAAACTATTTTTTAGACCTAACCGATAAAAGCTATGAAATTTTGCTATTTACTTTTTGGTTAAATTTTGTTAGGTTTGCGTGTACTTGTGGGGGAAGTTCTATGGAGAGAATGGCAAAAATAGCATCGTATTGCAACGGTAATAAGGATCTGGACAGGGCATTGAAAGATTTTCCACCTGAAATGTGGTCTTACAGACCTACGCCCAAAAGTTGGAGCATCAATCAGATTTTAGCTCACCTTGCGGATAGTGAAGCACATGCATATATCCGCTTACGCAAAATTATCGCAGAACCTGAAAAAATGGTCATCGGCTACGACCAAGATAAATGGGCAGATAGACTGTTTTACGAACAACAAGATCCCACTTTGAGCTTAATGGTATTCAAGTTCCTGCGCACTGCTAATGCCGAACTTCTTAAAATTATCCCTGAAGAAGTATGGGATCATTTCGTATTCCACGAAGACTACGGAAAGATAACACTGTATGATTGGTTAGATAAACACGAAAGACATTTACATTTGCATATTTTTCAAATGTACAGAAACTTAAAATCCTGGGAGGAGGAAGCAAACTGACATGCTTACAAAATGGATAACTTTGGGGCTATTGTTACTTTCAATTTTGGCATTAAGTCAAGAGAAAGAAGAAACAAATTTTCGTCAAGCCTTTGTGTTCAATGTACCTAAAATTCATTCCATAGGTTCTATTGGTATAGACTTGCAATACCAAAAAAAACTTGAACAATTTGAGTCCTACACAGGATTTTTGAACGTATCTTTCAACGCTATTAAGCATCCTAAGGAACTTCGTTACCGTTCTTATTTGGAAGAGAGTAATACATTTATTTTGGGTAAGCTCAATTATTTTACAATTTTACAGACTACCGTAGGCGTCCAAAAAACCTTGCTAAGCACCTCATTTCTCAATCAAGTCAATATTCATGCAGGGATAGGCATAGGACCCTCTATTGGTATACTTACTCCCTATTATCTTGACATATACGTAACGCAAGTCAATGGCAATCCCGTAACGCCTTACACGGTTCAAGAGCCTTTTAATCCTGCCCGTCATAATGCTACAAATATTTATGGTTCATCAGGGTATTTTACAGGAATAGACAAAAGCAAGCTCAAACCAGGAATAGGTAGCAGAATTCAAATACAAGCAGATGTTGAAGATGGGCGCAAGTTTATTCGAGGGCTTATGGTAGGGCTACAAAGCGATGTATTTACCACGCCTATTCCAATGATGTACAACGCTAAGCAATATCAATCTTTTCATGGTCTATTTTTAGGGATTTTGTTAGGTAGCCAATGGTAAAATATGCATATTTTATACTTGCATCAGTATTTTTGTCCGCCCGAGGGCAGCGGAAATAATCGTTCTTATGAATTCGCAAAGGAATGGGCAAAAACACACACGGTTACCATACTTACCACTAAGGCTTACTTTCCGAAAGACTATTTTAATTCGCATAGATTCATTGAACACGTTTGCCACTTACAAATAGACAACATTAACGTAGAGGTCTTAAACATTGACTATGCGCATACTATGAATTACGCACAGCGGATACATGCCTTTATGCAGTACGTAATACTCTCAATCCGATACTTAAAGCGGCATCACAATTTTGATGTAATATATGCTTCTTCTACTCCTTTAAGCGTAGGTTGGATAGCGTATCAAGCATATAAGCGATATAAGATACCTTATTTTTTTGAAGTGGTAGATCTTTGGCCTGATGTCCCCATTGAAATGGGTATTATCCGAAATCCTTTTTTCAAAAAATGGCTTTGGAAGTGGGAAAAAAAAATTTATACCTATGCCGATGGGATTATTACACTCTCATCAGGAATGACGAAAAAAATTCTCGCTAAAAAAATACCTGAAAGCAAAATTTTTACCGTTCCTAACGGAACAAATACGAACTTCTTTAAGCCTTGTCCCATAGAAAAGAAACAGGGGTACAAAAGCGCACTGGGTTTTAACTCAACGGACTTTATTGCTATCTACTCGGGTACTGTGGGCAGGGCAAATGGAGTAAAGTACCTCATAGAGATAGCAAATTTAGCCCAAAAGGATAATTTGAAAGCAGTCAAGTTTGTGATTGTAGGTTCAGGAAACCGAATAAAAGAAGTCAAAACGCTTGTTCAAAAGTATGAACTGAATAATATATATTTTTTTGACGCTGTGCCTAAAACGCAAATTTTACCTTACTTGTATGCAGCCGATGTAGGTATAATTACCTTTGAAAAATATCCTATTCTCAATACTAATAGCGCTAACAAATTTTTTGACTATCTTGCAGTAGGTTTACCCATCTGTGCTAACTATCAAGGTTGGCAAGCAGAGGTAGCTCATAATAAAGCAGGTTTATTTGCACCTTCTGATGACATAAGTACCTTTTATCAAAACTTCAAAAAACTTTTTTTTGACTCATCCATGCGCAGCGAATTTGCTCGCAATGCTGTGGAATTATCGCGAATGTATGATAGAAAACATTTGTCCGCACAAGTATTGAGTCTACTTGAAAGGCAATATAATGCCAAAAAAGAGCAACAAGTATCATCCGCACTTTGACAGAACTCATTTTATTTGTTTCAAAATTTTTTACTTTTGTACAGCATGACCTTGACCTATAAAAGCTTTTTGGTTCTCCTCATTGCAGTAATTTGTATGGGATTAAGTTTTTTTTGGGGATTTTTGTTAGCAGTGGCATGGATAATAATCGTAGTTTGGGCAGGTTTTGCAGTGGTAGATTATCGGCTTATACCTCATAAAGAAAAATTTGAAATTGCTCGCGAAGTACCTGAAAGACTTTCTCTTGGCGACCCTAATGAAGTTGTTCTTACCTTACGGAATATCACTAAGCGTACTTGGAAGGGTTATCTTGGGGATGATGTACCAATGATTTTTCAAATGCGCGAAGCAATATTTTCATTTACTATTTTGGGTAATCAAGAATTGCAATTTTCTTACACTATTACGCCCAAGGAACGAGGTAAGTACTACTTTGAAACTGTGCATTTGCGGATTATAGGGCTTTTAGGTTTAGTGCGGCAGGATTATGAGTATATCTTAAAAAACACCGTATCCGTATATCCTGGGTATTTGAAATTAAAGCAGTATCAACTTTTAGCCCGAAAAAATCAGGTAGAGCAAATTGGAAGGCGTAGTATTCGCAGGTATGGAGAGGGGCGCGAATTTGAAAGTCTGCGTGAATACACTAAAGATGACGAATATCGCAAAATCAATTGGAAAGCTACTGCCCGAAAAGGCAAACCTATTGTATCTCAATATCAAATTGAGCGGAATCAAAATGTAATTATTCTACTCGATGCAGGGCGAATGATGCGCAATTCAGATGGCTTCATGAAACGATTAGACTATGCCATCAATGCTGCTTTGATGCTTAGCTATGTTTGTGTTAATAAAGAGGACAACGTCGGAATTTTAGTTTTTGGCTCAAAAGTGCAAAGCTATCTTCCTCCCAAAAGAGGTATGCAGCAAGTGCATGCCATTGCAGAGCTTTTGCACAATGTTAATTATGAGATGACCGAACCTAACTACTCCATAGCTTTTCAGTACATACAAAAAAAGGTTAATAAACGTGCTTTAATTATTTTGA encodes the following:
- a CDS encoding glycosyltransferase family 4 protein, producing MHILYLHQYFCPPEGSGNNRSYEFAKEWAKTHTVTILTTKAYFPKDYFNSHRFIEHVCHLQIDNINVEVLNIDYAHTMNYAQRIHAFMQYVILSIRYLKRHHNFDVIYASSTPLSVGWIAYQAYKRYKIPYFFEVVDLWPDVPIEMGIIRNPFFKKWLWKWEKKIYTYADGIITLSSGMTKKILAKKIPESKIFTVPNGTNTNFFKPCPIEKKQGYKSALGFNSTDFIAIYSGTVGRANGVKYLIEIANLAQKDNLKAVKFVIVGSGNRIKEVKTLVQKYELNNIYFFDAVPKTQILPYLYAADVGIITFEKYPILNTNSANKFFDYLAVGLPICANYQGWQAEVAHNKAGLFAPSDDISTFYQNFKKLFFDSSMRSEFARNAVELSRMYDRKHLSAQVLSLLERQYNAKKEQQVSSAL
- a CDS encoding DinB family protein, which gives rise to MERMAKIASYCNGNKDLDRALKDFPPEMWSYRPTPKSWSINQILAHLADSEAHAYIRLRKIIAEPEKMVIGYDQDKWADRLFYEQQDPTLSLMVFKFLRTANAELLKIIPEEVWDHFVFHEDYGKITLYDWLDKHERHLHLHIFQMYRNLKSWEEEAN
- a CDS encoding DUF58 domain-containing protein; this translates as MGLSFFWGFLLAVAWIIIVVWAGFAVVDYRLIPHKEKFEIAREVPERLSLGDPNEVVLTLRNITKRTWKGYLGDDVPMIFQMREAIFSFTILGNQELQFSYTITPKERGKYYFETVHLRIIGLLGLVRQDYEYILKNTVSVYPGYLKLKQYQLLARKNQVEQIGRRSIRRYGEGREFESLREYTKDDEYRKINWKATARKGKPIVSQYQIERNQNVIILLDAGRMMRNSDGFMKRLDYAINAALMLSYVCVNKEDNVGILVFGSKVQSYLPPKRGMQQVHAIAELLHNVNYEMTEPNYSIAFQYIQKKVNKRALIILITDIIDRRASDILIQQFTQLYPKHLPLCITLRDKELHKIATTIPRTPQEALQIGIAEQILEQRLLAFKYLQRNGVLTLDTLPEDLTAKSIHQYLIIKAKSLL